A window of the Microbulbifer aggregans genome harbors these coding sequences:
- the glk gene encoding glucokinase yields the protein MLQQVTTDLSSGLWRLVADIGGTNARFGLASVANGGQSQVEEIRSLSCVHFPSIEDVIDAYLASLPGTRKAAIQEACIAIAGPTENEMVNVTNLSWTFSKAAMGKRFGFRRFAVINDFAALALSCAQLDSEYLERIDTTGEFGDSAAEAPRVVIGPGTGLGVCGLRKSTSGWEALPGEGGHAALAPVTEEEFSLLQFLRKGQHHVSAEDLLSGRGLENIYRGLGAVRGVRCKTEGAAGISAAALAEDCMLARDSVLTFCNLLGGFCGDVALVLGARGAVYLGGGILPRIKPLLLASNFEQRLRAKGPMSGYLEKLPVFLVSHPFPALSGAAAYLSLDG from the coding sequence ATGCTGCAGCAAGTGACTACCGATCTCTCTTCTGGGTTATGGCGTCTGGTGGCCGATATCGGTGGTACCAACGCCCGCTTTGGCCTGGCGTCGGTCGCCAATGGCGGTCAGTCCCAGGTTGAAGAAATTCGCTCGCTTTCCTGTGTCCATTTCCCGAGCATTGAAGATGTCATCGATGCCTACCTGGCTTCGTTGCCAGGCACGAGGAAGGCGGCCATCCAGGAAGCCTGTATTGCAATTGCCGGGCCGACAGAAAATGAGATGGTGAATGTCACCAATCTATCCTGGACCTTCTCCAAGGCAGCGATGGGGAAGCGATTCGGTTTTCGCCGTTTTGCGGTGATTAACGATTTTGCCGCACTTGCGCTGAGCTGCGCACAGCTCGATTCTGAGTATCTCGAGCGCATCGATACCACTGGCGAATTCGGTGACAGTGCTGCCGAAGCGCCGCGCGTTGTCATCGGTCCCGGCACCGGACTTGGCGTCTGTGGGCTGCGAAAATCTACCAGTGGCTGGGAAGCCCTGCCGGGGGAGGGTGGACATGCTGCCCTGGCCCCGGTCACCGAGGAAGAATTCAGTCTGCTGCAGTTCCTGAGGAAAGGGCAGCACCATGTCTCCGCCGAGGATCTGCTGAGCGGCCGGGGTCTGGAAAATATTTACCGGGGCTTGGGCGCTGTGCGGGGTGTTCGGTGTAAGACCGAGGGGGCTGCCGGTATCAGCGCAGCGGCACTCGCCGAAGACTGCATGCTGGCCCGCGATAGCGTTCTTACCTTCTGCAACCTGCTCGGTGGTTTCTGCGGCGATGTAGCCCTGGTTCTCGGCGCCAGAGGTGCCGTTTACCTCGGGGGCGGCATTCTCCCTCGCATCAAGCCGCTGTTGCTGGCGAGCAACTTTGAGCAACGGTTACGGGCGAAAGGGCCAATGTCGGGATACTTAGAAAAACTTCCGGTCTTCCTGGTCAGCCACCCCTTCCCCGCACTCAGTGGGGCCGCGGCCTATCTGAGCCTGGACGGATAA
- a CDS encoding metal-dependent hydrolase family protein, translated as MKKSILAATAVAATITAFLSSGAFAKTTIIHAGQLLAVPGEKPLPERSIFIEDGVITDVREGYVEEGTASVIDLKDSFVMPGLMDMHVHLQGELGPGNDSDALKMSKPLMQMRSLMYAMRTLRAGFTTVRDVGSSPQEMYAMRDAINNGWIDGPRIVAAGGVGITGGHADISGVSPELMAFHDQENKTVCDGPYDCRRATRHAIKYGADLIKITSTGGVLTDRATGTGQQMEMDELKEVVQSAKRMGRKVASHAHQEAGIIAALEAGVDSIEHGSYAGPSSHKLFKRSGAYLVPTLLAGDTVVQMAKNTEILSEAQKEKAIRVGSDMKGNFAKAVDAGVNIAFGTDSGVSKHGENAREAVLMHEAGMDSMAILKSATVNAADLLGMSDTIGTLEVGKQADIIATDGSPLADVEELLDVDFVMKGGKVFVQ; from the coding sequence ATGAAGAAGTCGATACTCGCGGCCACCGCAGTGGCGGCCACCATCACCGCATTCCTTTCCTCCGGCGCCTTTGCCAAGACCACCATCATCCACGCCGGCCAGCTATTGGCAGTCCCGGGTGAGAAACCATTGCCCGAGCGCAGCATCTTTATCGAGGACGGCGTCATTACCGATGTACGGGAAGGCTATGTAGAGGAAGGCACGGCCAGCGTTATCGACCTGAAGGACAGTTTCGTGATGCCGGGCCTGATGGATATGCACGTGCACCTGCAGGGTGAACTGGGGCCGGGCAACGACTCCGATGCCCTGAAAATGTCCAAGCCGCTGATGCAGATGCGGTCACTGATGTATGCCATGCGTACCCTGAGAGCAGGATTCACCACCGTGCGCGATGTGGGTTCCAGCCCGCAGGAAATGTATGCCATGCGTGACGCCATCAATAACGGCTGGATCGATGGCCCGCGTATCGTCGCCGCAGGTGGCGTTGGCATCACCGGAGGCCACGCCGACATCAGTGGTGTAAGTCCAGAACTGATGGCCTTCCACGACCAGGAAAACAAGACTGTCTGTGATGGTCCCTACGACTGCCGTCGGGCCACCCGCCACGCCATCAAGTACGGCGCCGACCTGATCAAGATTACCTCCACCGGCGGTGTCCTCACCGACCGCGCTACTGGTACCGGCCAGCAAATGGAAATGGACGAGCTGAAAGAGGTGGTGCAGTCGGCAAAGCGGATGGGCCGCAAGGTCGCGAGCCACGCGCATCAGGAGGCGGGCATTATTGCCGCACTGGAAGCAGGGGTCGACAGCATCGAGCACGGTTCCTACGCCGGTCCATCCTCGCACAAACTGTTCAAGCGCTCCGGCGCCTACCTTGTACCGACTCTACTCGCCGGCGATACCGTGGTGCAGATGGCGAAGAACACCGAGATTCTCAGTGAAGCCCAGAAAGAAAAGGCTATTCGTGTCGGCAGCGATATGAAAGGCAATTTTGCCAAGGCTGTGGATGCCGGCGTGAACATTGCTTTTGGCACCGACAGCGGTGTATCCAAACACGGTGAAAATGCCCGCGAGGCGGTGCTGATGCACGAGGCGGGCATGGACTCCATGGCTATCCTCAAGTCTGCCACAGTCAACGCCGCGGACCTGCTTGGCATGAGCGATACCATCGGTACCCTGGAGGTTGGCAAGCAGGCTGACATCATCGCGACCGATGGCTCACCGCTGGCGGATGTAGAGGAGTTGCTCGACGTGGACTTCGTGATGAAAGGCGGCAAGGTGTTTGTTCAATAA
- a CDS encoding sugar MFS transporter, which yields MKEFVSGAARPMASESAYASADGNAAPSVSPRASLIVLTSLFFIWGFITSLNDILVPHLKNVFELSYTKAIFVQFSFFAAYLIVSVPAGLLLKRVGYQLGLVLGLLIACAGCLVFIPAARMQVYEIFLLGLFVLAAGITILQVSANPFVIALGRKESAPSRLNMTQAFNSLGTTLAPVFGGLIIFSAASAGLDLSTESGMQAFRAQEAALVEVPYFWLAVVLLLMVAFFSWVRLPAIHAPEAERSAESERSGAFSVLRYPRLTLGAIGIFVYVGAEVAIGSFLVNFFGEESVAGMEAAVAARYVSYYWGGAMVGRFVGALLLRYVRAGVMLAVCGFFATILIAVAMAASGMQAVWAILAVGLFNSIMFPTIFSLALSGLGRDTSQGSGVLCMAIVGGAVVPLLQGILADYAGIQLSFLVPLLCYCYIVYYGACSPLMRSKA from the coding sequence ATGAAAGAGTTTGTATCCGGGGCAGCACGGCCAATGGCCTCCGAGTCAGCGTATGCGAGCGCTGACGGAAATGCTGCGCCCAGCGTAAGTCCGCGCGCGAGCTTGATCGTACTCACTTCGCTGTTTTTTATCTGGGGCTTTATCACGAGCCTCAATGACATCCTCGTCCCGCACCTGAAAAATGTGTTTGAACTCAGCTATACGAAGGCGATCTTCGTGCAGTTCAGTTTCTTTGCTGCCTACCTGATTGTTTCCGTTCCGGCAGGCCTACTGCTGAAGAGGGTCGGGTATCAGTTAGGGCTTGTGCTTGGCCTGCTGATTGCCTGTGCCGGATGTCTCGTCTTTATCCCCGCCGCCCGGATGCAGGTTTATGAGATTTTTCTGCTCGGCCTCTTCGTCCTGGCTGCGGGCATTACCATCCTGCAGGTGTCGGCCAATCCTTTTGTGATCGCGCTCGGTCGGAAGGAGAGTGCACCGAGTCGCCTGAATATGACGCAGGCTTTTAACTCTCTCGGGACCACTCTGGCCCCGGTCTTTGGTGGCCTGATCATTTTCTCCGCGGCTTCGGCAGGCCTGGATCTCTCCACGGAATCCGGGATGCAGGCGTTCCGTGCGCAGGAGGCGGCACTGGTAGAGGTGCCTTATTTCTGGCTCGCGGTTGTGCTGTTATTGATGGTGGCGTTCTTCTCCTGGGTCCGCTTGCCGGCGATTCACGCCCCAGAAGCGGAGCGCAGTGCAGAAAGCGAGCGCAGTGGTGCTTTTTCGGTCTTGCGTTATCCCCGTCTGACCCTGGGGGCCATCGGGATTTTTGTCTACGTTGGTGCTGAGGTGGCAATCGGCAGCTTTCTGGTCAACTTCTTCGGCGAGGAGTCGGTCGCGGGAATGGAAGCGGCCGTGGCTGCGCGTTATGTGTCCTACTACTGGGGTGGCGCCATGGTAGGCCGGTTCGTTGGAGCGCTATTGCTGCGGTATGTGCGCGCAGGAGTGATGCTTGCGGTCTGCGGTTTCTTTGCCACTATCTTGATCGCTGTTGCGATGGCCGCCTCCGGTATGCAGGCGGTCTGGGCAATCCTGGCAGTAGGTCTCTTCAATTCGATCATGTTCCCGACAATATTCAGTCTCGCGTTGAGCGGTCTGGGTCGGGATACCAGTCAGGGCTCAGGTGTGCTCTGTATGGCGATCGTTGGTGGTGCGGTCGTGCCGCTTTTGCAGGGAATTTTGGCGGACTACGCCGGTATCCAGCTCTCCTTCCTGGTGCCGCTACTGTGTTACTGCTACATCGTCTACTACGGTGCCTGCTCGCCGCTGATGCGCAGCAAGGCTTGA
- a CDS encoding glycoside hydrolase family 16 protein produces the protein MKLPTHGGPVAVVLAASLAACSGGGEGGESSASVDGYCLASPLESGYCLVWSDEFDGEQLDTGKWGYERNCWGGGNDEAQCYVDDPDNVWVADGHLHLKAIQKDAVGPSVMDDHPDYDASDTSGSGSYTSGRLRSAGKGDWQYGRFEIRAKLPRGQGTWPAIWMLPTDWEYGKWASSGEIDIMEAVNLHVGGEDRVHGTLHYGGPAPENVYSGEPYRLPDGANPADDFHQYALEWEQGEIRWYVDGEHYATQTSEGWYSTAEPDDPHAPFDRRFHLLLNLAVGGNWAGKVNDTGIDETAFPQQMEVDYVRVYQCTRDPETGKGCASRGDGFVRNPGWQPPEA, from the coding sequence GTGAAACTACCGACGCATGGAGGCCCGGTTGCCGTCGTTCTGGCGGCTTCCCTTGCTGCCTGCAGCGGCGGCGGTGAAGGCGGTGAAAGTTCGGCGAGCGTCGACGGGTATTGTCTCGCTTCCCCGCTCGAGTCCGGTTACTGCCTGGTGTGGAGCGATGAGTTCGATGGAGAGCAACTCGATACCGGCAAATGGGGCTATGAGCGTAATTGCTGGGGCGGCGGTAATGACGAGGCGCAGTGCTACGTGGATGACCCGGACAATGTCTGGGTCGCCGATGGGCACCTGCACCTGAAAGCCATCCAAAAGGATGCCGTGGGGCCATCCGTCATGGATGATCATCCTGATTACGATGCCAGCGATACCAGTGGTAGCGGCAGCTATACCTCCGGACGCCTGCGCAGCGCAGGCAAGGGCGACTGGCAATATGGTCGCTTTGAGATCCGCGCCAAATTGCCCCGCGGTCAGGGCACCTGGCCAGCCATCTGGATGCTGCCCACCGACTGGGAGTACGGCAAGTGGGCCAGCTCCGGCGAGATTGACATCATGGAGGCGGTGAACCTGCATGTGGGCGGTGAGGATCGTGTCCACGGTACCCTCCACTACGGCGGCCCCGCACCGGAAAACGTCTACAGCGGTGAACCTTACCGCCTGCCGGATGGAGCCAATCCCGCTGATGACTTCCACCAGTACGCGCTGGAGTGGGAGCAGGGTGAGATCCGCTGGTATGTGGACGGCGAGCACTACGCCACCCAGACCAGTGAAGGCTGGTACTCCACCGCCGAACCGGATGATCCACATGCGCCCTTTGACCGGCGCTTCCACCTGCTGCTAAACCTGGCAGTGGGTGGCAACTGGGCCGGCAAGGTGAACGATACCGGCATCGACGAAACTGCTTTCCCGCAGCAGATGGAAGTGGACTACGTGCGGGTCTACCAGTGCACGCGTGACCCGGAAACCGGCAAGGGCTGCGCGTCCCGCGGAGACGGTTTTGTCCGCAATCCGGGTTGGCAACCGCCGGAAGCCTGA
- a CDS encoding glycoside hydrolase family 3 protein produces MQFKKQVTVGLLMCSALLAGCDGGFQTEEAKASGSTVATGTDSGSAMGDVSVWPELKPALQSDPKLEARISELMAKMSLEEKVGQMIQAEIKYVTPEDVREYHLGSVLNGGGSYPNNDKLATPQDWLKLSEAFFEASMDTSDGGVAIPIIWGSDAVHGHNNIVGATLYPHNIGLGAARDPQLIRRIGEATAREVAVTGVDWTFAPTVAVVRDDRWGRTYESYSEDPAVVQAYAEAMVKGLQGEKGDDDFLRGENLVATAKHFVGDGGTMRGIDRGDNLVPEKELAEVHAAGYFGALPAGVQTVMASFNSWNGDRLHGHKYLLTDVLKERLGFDGFVVGDWNGHQFVPGCTVDSCAAAINAGLDMFMVPSDWKELYKNTLAQAQSGEIPMARIDDAVRRILRVKVRAGLFEHQRPLAGKDGIIGNDEHRALAREAVRKSLVLLKNNDNLLPLKPQQNILVAGDGADNLSKQTGGWTISWQGTGNTRADFPGATSIFEGIEEAVKSAGGEAVLSEQGDFSADSFTDGQQPDVAIVVFGEEPYAEWHGDLSSLEYQQATKTDLALLKKLRAQGFPVVSVFLSGRPLWVNKEMNASDAFVAAWLPGSEGAGVADVLLTDAEGEVRYDFTGTLPFSWPHYVHQTVLNPYHEDYEPLFALGYGLQSGAESLVSNELTEDGETYVDGALEDAWMLVSRPRAPWQLQIAEPGQAPVAVTGNRASSGEDANITVASIDMESQEDARLIQWKGLRKGSVQLAATAPQDLSRYLQEGAALTFDIRVDNKPEQPVSAAIACGEDCVAELPLQNTLQSLKPGEWSTLSIDLQCFVEKGADFSQVSNALALSAEGQLSVAVANIKYVPKAAGEAEIRCQG; encoded by the coding sequence ATGCAATTCAAAAAACAAGTGACCGTCGGCCTGCTGATGTGCAGCGCACTGCTAGCCGGCTGTGATGGTGGTTTTCAGACCGAAGAAGCTAAGGCTTCCGGTTCGACAGTCGCCACCGGAACCGATTCCGGTTCTGCAATGGGCGATGTTTCTGTCTGGCCCGAACTGAAACCCGCTTTGCAAAGTGATCCCAAGCTCGAGGCGCGCATCAGTGAGCTGATGGCGAAAATGAGTCTCGAGGAAAAGGTCGGGCAGATGATCCAGGCGGAAATCAAGTACGTCACGCCTGAGGATGTCCGCGAATATCACCTCGGTTCCGTATTGAACGGCGGCGGCTCCTATCCGAATAACGACAAGCTGGCGACTCCCCAGGATTGGCTCAAACTCTCCGAGGCTTTTTTCGAGGCCTCCATGGATACCTCCGACGGCGGTGTCGCTATCCCGATTATCTGGGGCAGTGACGCGGTGCATGGGCACAACAACATCGTTGGTGCCACGCTCTACCCGCACAATATCGGCCTGGGCGCGGCGCGTGATCCGCAACTGATTCGTCGCATTGGTGAGGCCACTGCGCGGGAAGTCGCAGTGACCGGTGTCGATTGGACCTTCGCCCCCACCGTTGCGGTTGTCCGGGATGACCGCTGGGGCCGGACTTACGAGAGCTACTCCGAAGATCCGGCTGTCGTACAGGCGTACGCCGAAGCCATGGTGAAAGGCCTGCAGGGCGAAAAGGGCGACGATGACTTCCTGCGTGGTGAAAACCTTGTGGCCACCGCCAAGCACTTCGTCGGTGACGGCGGCACCATGCGTGGCATCGACCGTGGCGACAACCTGGTACCGGAAAAAGAGCTGGCCGAGGTCCATGCGGCAGGTTATTTCGGTGCACTGCCTGCCGGTGTGCAGACAGTGATGGCTTCTTTCAACAGCTGGAACGGTGATCGCCTGCACGGCCACAAGTACCTGCTTACCGACGTGCTCAAAGAGCGCCTCGGCTTTGATGGATTTGTGGTGGGTGACTGGAACGGTCATCAGTTCGTGCCCGGTTGTACCGTAGACAGCTGTGCTGCGGCAATCAATGCCGGCCTGGACATGTTCATGGTGCCCTCCGACTGGAAAGAGCTGTACAAAAACACCCTTGCCCAGGCACAGAGCGGTGAAATTCCGATGGCGCGTATCGATGACGCGGTGCGCCGTATCCTGCGAGTGAAAGTCCGCGCCGGCCTGTTCGAGCATCAGCGCCCATTGGCTGGCAAGGACGGTATTATCGGCAACGACGAGCACCGTGCCCTTGCCCGCGAGGCGGTTCGCAAATCCCTCGTGCTGCTGAAAAATAATGACAATCTGCTACCGCTGAAGCCACAGCAGAACATATTGGTTGCCGGTGATGGCGCTGATAACCTGTCAAAGCAGACCGGGGGATGGACAATCTCCTGGCAGGGTACCGGCAATACCCGCGCGGATTTCCCCGGTGCCACCTCTATCTTTGAGGGTATCGAAGAGGCGGTGAAATCTGCCGGTGGTGAGGCTGTGCTGAGCGAGCAGGGCGATTTCAGCGCAGACAGCTTTACTGATGGCCAGCAGCCAGACGTGGCCATCGTGGTATTTGGTGAAGAGCCCTATGCCGAGTGGCACGGTGACCTCTCCAGCCTGGAATATCAGCAGGCGACCAAGACCGACCTGGCATTGCTGAAGAAGCTCCGTGCCCAGGGTTTTCCGGTCGTGAGTGTGTTCCTGTCCGGCCGCCCGCTGTGGGTGAACAAGGAGATGAACGCGTCGGATGCCTTTGTCGCCGCCTGGTTGCCGGGCTCCGAGGGTGCCGGTGTCGCCGATGTATTGCTCACCGATGCCGAGGGCGAAGTCCGTTACGACTTTACCGGCACACTGCCGTTCAGCTGGCCGCACTACGTGCACCAGACGGTACTGAACCCCTACCACGAGGACTATGAACCGCTGTTCGCACTCGGCTATGGCCTCCAGTCAGGAGCGGAGTCGCTGGTGAGCAACGAACTGACAGAAGATGGCGAGACCTATGTCGATGGCGCCCTGGAAGATGCCTGGATGTTGGTCTCCCGCCCGCGTGCTCCGTGGCAGCTGCAAATCGCAGAACCGGGACAGGCTCCGGTAGCGGTCACCGGCAATCGCGCCAGCAGTGGCGAGGACGCAAATATCACCGTGGCCTCGATCGATATGGAGTCTCAGGAGGATGCGCGCCTGATCCAGTGGAAGGGCCTGCGTAAGGGCAGCGTGCAGCTGGCAGCAACGGCACCGCAGGACCTGAGCCGTTACCTGCAGGAAGGCGCTGCACTCACATTCGATATTCGCGTGGATAATAAGCCGGAGCAGCCGGTCAGCGCGGCAATCGCCTGCGGTGAGGATTGCGTCGCCGAACTGCCCCTGCAAAATACCCTGCAATCACTGAAGCCGGGTGAGTGGTCAACTCTGTCCATTGATCTGCAGTGCTTCGTCGAGAAGGGGGCGGATTTCAGCCAGGTATCCAATGCGCTGGCACTCAGCGCCGAGGGGCAGCTTTCCGTGGCCGTGGCTAACATCAAGTATGTGCCCAAGGCTGCCGGTGAAGCAGAAATTCGCTGCCAGGGCTGA
- a CDS encoding glycoside hydrolase family 3 protein, which produces MRESIRNLGGVSALTLALILTGCSGDGQGEKTGEQTAQEASGSTLDQQAERKDIDSRVQELVSKMTLAEKVGQMTQAERRHATPEDVKTFHLGSILNGGGSFPGNNTREDWVQMIRGYQDAATSTRLGIPIIYGTDAVHGHSNVVGATIFPHNIGLGATRNPQLAQKIGNATAREVAATGVSWTFAPTLCVTRDERWGRSYECFSEDPELVAEFAAPLVYGLQGGPMDGNTLEDSKIVATAKHWVGDGGTAYGTGDENYVIDRGDTQLSMAELQELHIAPYKPALDAGVGSVMISYSSVNGTKMHEHKELITEVLKGEMGFDGFTISDWEALKEIPADTNRERVVRAVNAGVDMVMEPEKWQQFITDLTAAVEAGEIPMERIDDAVSRILKTKLEAGLFENPLPPLANGPEADKLLGHEDHRALARQAVRESQVVLKNEDALLPLTKGQKVFVAGTHANDIGLQSGGWTIEWQGKAGAITEGTTILEGIKEVAGGPVTFSAEGEGVEGHDVAIVVVGEEPYAEGMGDYREAPCELCKPMTLSDEQLALLDKMEASGVPTVVVLVSGRPLLIADQLPQWEALVAAWLPGSEGNGVADVLFGDYAPTGKLPVTWPRDLKQIPINVGDEGYDPLFPYGFGLTYPKEASAGEQQ; this is translated from the coding sequence ATGCGTGAGTCAATTCGCAACCTTGGCGGGGTCAGCGCCCTGACTCTGGCGCTGATACTGACAGGCTGCTCTGGCGACGGTCAGGGTGAAAAAACTGGGGAGCAAACTGCGCAAGAGGCGTCAGGCAGCACTCTTGATCAGCAGGCGGAGCGCAAGGATATCGACAGTAGGGTCCAAGAGCTGGTGAGCAAGATGACTCTCGCTGAAAAAGTCGGGCAGATGACTCAGGCAGAACGTCGCCACGCGACTCCGGAGGACGTAAAGACATTCCACCTCGGCTCCATTCTCAACGGTGGTGGTTCCTTCCCGGGCAATAACACGCGTGAGGACTGGGTGCAGATGATCCGTGGTTATCAGGATGCCGCCACTTCCACCCGTCTGGGTATTCCAATTATCTACGGCACCGACGCGGTACACGGGCACAGCAATGTGGTCGGTGCGACCATCTTCCCTCACAACATCGGCCTGGGGGCGACGCGAAACCCGCAGCTGGCACAAAAAATTGGCAACGCTACCGCTCGCGAAGTGGCTGCGACTGGCGTTTCCTGGACCTTCGCTCCCACCTTGTGTGTGACCCGCGACGAGCGCTGGGGCCGCTCCTACGAATGCTTTAGTGAAGATCCAGAGTTGGTTGCCGAATTCGCTGCGCCGCTGGTGTACGGCCTGCAGGGCGGCCCCATGGATGGCAATACTCTTGAGGACAGCAAGATCGTTGCCACTGCCAAGCACTGGGTTGGTGACGGCGGCACCGCTTACGGTACTGGCGATGAGAACTACGTGATTGACCGTGGTGATACCCAGCTCTCGATGGCGGAACTACAGGAGCTGCATATCGCTCCCTACAAGCCTGCCCTCGATGCCGGCGTGGGGTCCGTGATGATCTCCTACAGCAGCGTCAACGGCACCAAGATGCATGAGCACAAGGAGCTGATCACAGAGGTCCTCAAGGGTGAGATGGGCTTTGACGGCTTCACCATCTCCGATTGGGAGGCGTTGAAAGAAATTCCCGCAGATACCAATCGCGAGCGGGTCGTGCGCGCTGTCAACGCAGGCGTGGATATGGTGATGGAGCCGGAGAAGTGGCAGCAGTTCATCACCGACCTGACCGCGGCCGTAGAGGCGGGCGAGATCCCGATGGAGCGTATCGACGATGCCGTAAGCCGCATCCTTAAGACCAAGCTGGAGGCAGGCCTGTTTGAAAACCCGCTGCCGCCGCTCGCCAACGGTCCCGAGGCTGACAAGTTACTGGGTCATGAGGACCACCGTGCGCTCGCGCGCCAGGCCGTGCGTGAGTCCCAGGTCGTGCTGAAAAATGAAGATGCACTGCTGCCATTGACGAAGGGACAAAAGGTTTTCGTTGCTGGCACCCATGCGAATGATATCGGTCTGCAATCCGGTGGTTGGACCATCGAGTGGCAGGGCAAGGCCGGCGCTATTACTGAGGGCACCACAATTCTGGAGGGGATCAAAGAAGTCGCTGGTGGCCCGGTCACCTTCAGTGCCGAAGGCGAGGGTGTCGAGGGCCATGATGTGGCCATCGTAGTGGTGGGCGAAGAGCCCTATGCCGAGGGCATGGGCGACTACCGGGAAGCGCCGTGCGAGCTGTGTAAGCCGATGACACTCAGCGATGAACAGCTGGCGTTGCTGGATAAGATGGAAGCGAGCGGCGTGCCCACGGTGGTCGTGCTGGTCTCCGGCCGCCCGCTGCTGATCGCCGACCAGTTGCCGCAGTGGGAAGCGCTGGTGGCCGCGTGGCTGCCCGGCTCGGAAGGCAACGGTGTGGCCGACGTACTGTTCGGTGATTACGCCCCCACCGGCAAGCTGCCGGTTACCTGGCCCAGAGATCTCAAGCAAATCCCGATCAACGTAGGTGATGAAGGCTACGATCCGCTGTTTCCCTACGGGTTTGGCCTGACATACCCAAAAGAGGCTTCCGCAGGGGAACAGCAGTGA